CAAATCCTAAAGCTAATTTTTTAAAACTAAAGGGATTGTTTAATACTATGGTTTTGATTATGCCCAAAAAAGTATCCATCACCATTAAGTAAAAAAGTATTTTAACAATTTCTACATCCATTTCTAAGTACATAAAAATTCCATAAAGGAATAATTTTAGTTCATTTGAATATTCTGAGATTTTAGGCATCATAGTTTTTGTTTTTTGGTCTTTTATTAAAGAATTTTAAGTAGGATCAAAATCAATGCTTTTATTGATAATGCATTGTTTTTCTCGTTTTTTCATAAGTTGTTGATTGTGGTTTTTCTAACGATGCCAAATTGATTTGTAGAGCAGGGCATTATTAAATTGTTATTTGTTAATCTAAATTTTCTCAGATATTTAGAGACCTGCTCTATTTTAAATTGGGATATATAGAACAAAGAAGGGAAAATCCTAAAGAACAAATCGATGCAAGTAAAAGTTGGGTCCATTTTGTATAATTTTTTTTGTAGAAATAATCATTTGGGGTTTTGAGCCCCAAATGATTTACATTTTGTTATTAAGATTATGGATTTGTTGGCGGATCTAACGGTTTATTGTTGTGAGCGACAATTCCTGAAATAACATAATTATCTACAGTTTCTACATCTAAAAGTGCAACTTCTAAAGGTTCTTCTCTGTATGTAATTGATTTGATACTTTTTGTTTTTCCTACTTTATCAATTAATAGCATGTTTTGCACTATGTTTTTAGTGCATACCCATTTCAAGTTCTCGCCATCTTCAGTAACTAATAAAGGATGTTGTCCTGTAACTTTAAAAGTATTGTCTTCAGTTTCAATTTCGTAATACGCTGGTTGTACACTAGTTCTTTTGTTTACTACAGTCACTTCTGCTTTCGAAGCTTCACTTAAAAGCCCATTCCATAACATGTAATCTCCATACGATTCATCTATTTCATTTGGGAAAGCTAATCCATGAAGTTTATCGCCAACGACAACATTTTTCAGTTTCTTAGACTGGCCTGAAGCCATTGTTACCAAAGATTCAACATCAAAACATGAAGTAGTTTCTGTAGTTTCTGAAGTATAATCCGACATATCAGATCGATTGCCGGCTAGATCTTTGGCGATGATATAATATGTATACATTGTATTGTATATTAGACCAGTATCACTATAATAGTTATTGGTAACCGAAGTAGGAAGTTTGGTAAAGGTTCCATAATTAATTCTTCTCCATACCTCATAATAAATAGTAGACCCTCCATTGTTAAAAGAACTATCCCATTGAACCATTATTGCATTTGTATCCTGCAAATAGCATCTTACATTTTGTGGTGTAGTTGGTGCAACTATTACTGATGTAGTGATAGTTACTGTGTTGCTTTCTGGTGATGTATTTCCTGCATCATCTTTTGCTACAACATAAAAGGTATATTGTGTCCCAGGATTTAATCCATAAATAGTTCGAGTAAAGACATTACCTACTGAAATTGGAGAAATAGCATCTCCGTATATAACATAATCAGTAACGCCATATTCATCACTTGATGCTGTCCAGTTTAAAGTTATCTCCGTAACACCAACTGTTGACGCACTCAAAATTGGTGCTGTTGGTGGAGTTTGATCGCTAGGACGTCCTGTATATTGAATAAAATAAACTACTGTGTATGGGTTAAGAATAGGGAAAGACAGACCTCCACCTGCAGGTCCAGATGCAACAGATTCATATCCTAAATGTCCATCATCACCAACAGCTTCAAAATTGATTAAAGTACCCGCTCCTTCTTTTACCCTAGTTTCTGTATGAGTATGCGCAGGAATCTCATTAATTCCTAGTTTTTTACTCATTCTTCCTCCAGAGCTTGTCAATGTCTCAAAAGGAAAAACTGCAGAACCATAGATGTCTCTATAATAACTAATACCATTACCACCATCTCCATCTAGTGCATCACTTTTTTCTTCGGGAGTTAAAATCTGTTGACCTACAGGCATTTTACCTCTCAAAGGAACATATTCTTCCCAACCTTCTGGAAAAGGTTTAGGTTTATCCCAAATAGCAATCATTCCGATTGGTACAGCAGTTGATTTTTGATTTTCAAGTTTAGTAATTCTATCGAGCAATGAACTTAATAAGTTATTGCTTTTAATGACTTGATCGGTTTTATCGATTAGTAATAAAGAATTTTCAGTACTATCGGGACCCTTATAATCTTCTGTGACTGCCTTTAAATTATCTAAATATACTTTTCCGCCAATAGAAGTATTCTCCCAATCAGAAGCATAATTTAAATTAATAGTAGTGGCCACAGATGTGTTATCGTCTACTAAAGCTCTTCCTAAATAATCACCAGAATAAAATCGTCCTCTTCCATCGTTTGAACCAAATCTAAAATCTCTAGCTCTCACATTTGCTTGCGAGTTTTGTTTGGTATCTAATTTTACTAATTGATGAGGTCCTAAATCCAAATCCCCCGTCATAGCTTTTGAACCATTCAATGGAAGATAAGATTCATAGATTTCATTGATGTTTTCTTGCATTGCATCAATATTGTTTTTGATAATATTGATATTTCCTTCTACATTGTAAATGTTGTCTCTAATTGATTGAAAAATTTCTTGAATTGTTTTAAGATCCAAAACAGTTTCAAAAGTTCTCAAATCATAATAATAGATTGTTAGTTCGTCATTATTTTGTGCAGACTCGGCATTAGTGCTATATTCTTCTGGACTAACGTATGCAGCTTCATAATCAAAATATGCTGTTTTAGATGCGCTAGTTCCATAAATTAAGTTGGTTCCTGTTCTAGTTGTTTTTAAAAAATCAGTAGGAGTTCCATCTAAAATTGGGTATAAAATTCCCTGCAGTATTCTTGATCCTTCAGGATCTTTTTGATCATTTTCGTACTGATGGATAATCGCCCAGCCATTAGCCTCACTTGTCGGAGTAGCTAGAATATAATTTGTACCTGGCTCAATACTTAAATGTCTTTTTAAGGCATCATACAACTCTGATCTAAAGGCTGTTTGAAGTCTTTCTAAAGTCTCTTGCTCAAGTGGAAATCCTCCTGAATGATTAAAATTTATTTGTTTCATTTTTATTAATTTAAGTGTCTCTTGTTTTATTAAATTAGATCTGGCGAATAGGCATAGCTTTCATAGCTTTTACCAGCGAGTTTATAGAAGTTTAGAAGATTATGATACTCAATGTTTGCAATTTTGATTGCTGTTGAAGTTAGTTGAGCATCATCTGAATTGGATTGAATAATGATATCTCCATTTTTTATTAAACTTTCAGGTATAAAAACTCTGAAATTGGCATAGGCTATCGTTGTATAATCTTTTCGATGCGCTAGGTAAACAGGTCTATTATCTCTGTTATTATATTCATTTCGTTTGTAAACTTTTAATTGAGGAATCAGTAACTCGCCTTTTACTAAAGAGCCATCAGGTAAAGTGAAATCAGGTTCATAGTATTCTTTATGGAGATATACATATTGCAAAGTAGGTTTTACAGATTCGTCGATATAGATTAGCTCGTTTAATCGCTTTTGTTCTGTACTCAAATTAGGATCGTAATATTTAGAAGGATTGAAGGCATCATTCAAAACTTTTTCTAGATAAATTACTTGTCCCGTGTGCTGCATTTTATAAAGTGTTTCTTCGTAAATTGAACGAATAGGGGTAAGTAAAACATGGAGCCATTGTGCGTGTGTACGCTTTCTAAGAATAGGAGGGATGAGCCACAATAATAGCTTTTCCCATTTCAAAATGGTGTATTTATTCATTGTATATAAATTAGACTATTGTTTATCTCGATAAAATGTATAAGGGATATAGTTTACCTCAATCTCAAGAGTATCCATATCAAAATAGCCTGCTTTTGGAATGAAATACTCGATTCTTGTAACATCAGGAAGTGATGGGTCTGGCTGGTCACTTGGATTTGTTGCTGGACCAGTTTGAACTTTTGTCAAAATCGGAATTTTAACTCCTTGTGCTTTTTGAACCGCATCAACCAGATAGGTTTTAACAAACGCACCATTAAACTCAATGTTTTTTAAGTGGTCTTTAATGGCATCTAATACAGGAAATGCATCATTATTTGATATTAACGAACCGTTTAAAGGATCAAGCTGATAAGTAGCAAATGGAGAAACAATATTCTGGTTTGTACTGTCATTTGAAATTCGAGATTGATAATATTCAATATCCTTTGGATTGATGTAAATGCTTAAAGGGTCGATGTAAACATTTAAACTTAGTTTTAAAATATCACCTTGGTCAGAACTTATATAAACCTGATTTCCTGCATCTTTTATCTTAGCAATGTATTCCTTAAATGCAAAAAGTTCATTTGGCACATCAATTCTCGAAATTTTTTTATCTTTTACAGTGGCCACTTTAATAAAAACAACTCCAACTTTATTATGAAAATAATCAGAGAATATTTCTTCTATTTTTGATCCAGGTTTAAGAACTGTTTCAAGATCAATTTCGCTTACAGCACAATGTTTTATAATTTTAGATTCTTCAATTTCTGATTCTGTTAGACCTGTCGTGTCAAATTGATAAGAACCATTTTCCCAAATCAGAGAAATTTCATTACTAGAATCTGGATCTAGGGGAATGCCATAATGAAAATTTAAAGCCTGTTCTCTGTACCAGTTTAACGTATGAGGCCTTGAGACCAAAGCATTTTTTTCTACTATTTTTTCATGAATCCAAATGGCAGTAGCCATTATATTGATCCAAAGTCTCCAAATAGCAGTTTTCGATTCTGTTAATTTGGCCAAAGATGAATAGTTTTCTTTTTCATACAGAATTTCTTTCTGTATTTCAGCAATTGTACGTGCCATATTTTAATTTTTAGATATAGTTTAGCCTGTAAGACATGTTTAGTATGCTTATAGTTAATTGTTTATGTGTTTGTTTATATGGTACTACCGAGTTGTAGTTTTCTTTTCAGAGATTTCTAAAAAGCAGATAAAATTGTAGATTTCAGTCGGTTTGATCATTTACGGACCATGCTTCCGATAGTATTTTAGAAGGTTAATTTATTAATAAATAATAAAATCATCTTCAATTATCATATAATCAATTCCGGAGAAATTATCTAGTAGAAATTGTTCTTCTTCAGTAAGTTCGGTTGCGGGTTTTAAGTTTCGAGAATTGTAATATTCTACAATATCTTTTTTAAAAGCTTCTCTACCGACTTTTAAATCCTCATATACCGAAATATCTTCAGTAAGATTAAACTGATCATTGTCTTCTAAAAGATCAAATACTGTTTCTATGCTTCCATACTCTTGCAAAGAGATGTCTAAAATGTTCTGATTTTGCTGTGGTCTAATAGTTTCCATCGATTTTAATGTTTTGTAAATCGTTGACATCTAATGTTTTTACATAAAAGTTATCATACGATAATTGTTTATCTATTTCGTTTTCTAGTCTTAGTCTAGATGTCGCATCTGGACTGTTAATGTATTTTTCAATTCCTACTCCAAGTATCGGAAACTCTTTATAACTTCCTTTTTGACTTAACAGTAAATGCTCGATGTTTTGCTGATCTGCTACATTAATGGCAAAATCACCATTACCTAAAGCATCTGTTACAATTAACAAGTCGTCATCCATGATAAAATCTTTCATATGTTGTAATTTTGTTATTATTTAAATTGTTATTTTCTTTTGAATTTGCGCGCCATACCCAAAAGATTTCCTTTTATTTGATACTGTAAAAATACGCTATGCTTACTCTTTAAACAAGATTTTAAAGCTTAGGAATCAGTAGTTTCAGTAAGTTAAAATGGTTGTTAATTTGTTTTAAATCAATCGGTTGATTGTGTTTTTGTTTTAAGGATTAATTCGGTTCATCTCATTGGAATAATGAGCTCGATAATCACATTAAAAATGATTTTGAGAATGTTATTTTTAATTGTATTCAATTTTATTTTTGATATTCCAGCAGTTTGAAGTCTTTGTAAAGACATCAAATCCAATTGACTTTTTAAGAGCCATTCTAACTCCTCTTCGGTCAAATCTCCAGAAGAAAAAAGAAAGAGCCAACGTTCCAATTTTGTCTTAGATTTTTCTAAAAATGTATTTAAATATTTCTCCAATTGAGGTTTAATCTCTTTGTAATTTTCGGTTATGAGGGTTTTTAATTTGCTTTCTAACTCTTTTAATAATTTGTCGTTGTCCATAATTTTTTAGCTGTTATTGGTTAATTAAGTCTAAAAGAGCATCTTTAGATTCTTTGTCTTTTTTAATTTCATATTGGATTAATAAATCAAAAGCCTCTAAAACTTGTTTTTTTGATTCTTCAAGAAAAACAGGAGATAGTGTTTCTTTGGTTTCCCAACGTTTAAAGAATGTTGCTAAAAAATTTTTTTCTTTATCAGTCACCATCTTCCACATTGCTAAAGTGATTTCGTTATTGAGCTTGCTTTTTTCATATTCCACCAGTTTGTCAATATTTAAAAACAATGCGTCAACTTCTTTTTTATGAGAAACATAAGGTGTGGTTGCCTCATTCATTAAATTAGAAGCTTCAACTTTTATCTCAATAGTTTTTTGGTAAGAGTATTGATCGTAAAGAGCCGTTTTTGTTGAAGAACATGAAGTAAATAGAAATGAAAGAAGTGCTACAAATAATGTAAGGTTTAATTTTAAATGATTCATAGGTTTATTTGTATAAGATTACATAATTCTTTCTGTCTCGTTTGAGTTTGCTAAGCACTTTCCAATCGCTATATCCCTTTTTATCAAAATGAGGAAGATCTTTAAAGGTTTTCCAATCTCCGCCCCAATTCCAGCCATTTTTTTTGAAGATTTCTACACATTCTTGCCAGTCAGAAATTTGATCGTTGTCCCAATCTTTTGCCGTGTCCCATGAAACCGTTTTATTGTCTATAATCAAACAGATATCTACGGCAAAACCATAATTATGAATAGATTGTCCGCCTTTGGCATTGGTTACTTTTTTCCCGGGCTTGGTTCTGCCAAAAGCATACAGATCTTCCTGTTCTTGAAACGTTCTAAGACCTTGCGTAATGCGGACTTTTGCTCTTCCGCTCAAAGCGATATCGCATTGTTCAATAATTTTAGTAACTTCTTCTCTGACTGAGGGATGAAGCAAATCAATGTGTTTTTTTGTTGTTTGATCCATATTGTATGTATTAATGATTAAAGAATAGAAGGCTCTTTCTCGGTTATTAAAAAACACCAAGGAAATTGATAATGAGATAAGGTAAATTTGTGTTTTGAAATTATTTTGGAAACCGAAATTAGTTCCAAAACAAAATCGTGAAGTTCTTTTTTTGAGCTTGTAATTTTAGCTAAAACGGATGCTTTTAAGAACAATGTAAAGGTACGTTCAAATGATGATTTTGAAAAACAATAAGGCTTTGTAAGTCAGTAGTTTCAGTTGAAAATGAATGGTGTTTTTTACTTTGTTTTTTTATTTTTAAAATGCTATAAATGCAAAAAAAAAACACCCATTTCTATGAAAGAAAAACGAGTGTTTTAGTGCACTAATAACAATTGTCAAATTATAAATCAATTATTGTATTCATTCTAGAAAATTGTCAAAGTACAAAAACATTTTACTTAAAAATATTAAATTGATCATCAATAAAACCAGCGAAAAAATCAGATAGACTCTATTTTTAAAAGTTCTAAGAAATAAATAAGATAACCATCCAAAAATAAGGCTAGTGATAGCATAAAGCAATTTTAGAAATCCGACAACATCTGCATCAATTACGATGTCGTCTCCATCATGGACAGTATAAGGATCAATAAAATAACTGAATAGAAAGAGAAAAAGTCCAACAAAAAATAATATTCGTATTAAGATTTTCATAGTATTGGTTAATAATTGTAATTAAAGTAAAATGCAAGTTATTTTTTAAGTTGTTAAGTAAAACAGACTATGCCAAATATAAAATAATATTGAATAAGATTTTTAATAGTTTTAGACTTTTGAATTTTAGTAAAAAAGACGGTGATTTGGAATAATTAATTCGGATTTCGTTAATGTATTATTAGTTCAAAGCATTATTAATTTCTTTTTTATGTTTGTAAATTGATCTTCCGTATGAAGTATTCTTCTTAATATTTTCTTTTGACAATTCTAATCCTCTATTATATCTGCTTGCAATAATTTCTATATCTGCTTGTGTTAATTTATCTATTGGAGTGTTTTTAAAATCTACATCCTTTAGTCTTTTTATGTGCATAGCAGCAATATAGATTCCAATTACAGGATCTAATAAAGACTCTTGTATGGCATCTCTATCTGTTTTATTTATGTTTTCGTAACCTAACTCTTTACCAGCTCTGCCTAATTGAATGGCCATATCTCCAAAAGATGTTTTGTCTGGATGATTTGTTGTTGTTAGATTTCTATCTATGATATCAGGTCCGCTCCAATCCAACTCTCTAAGAGATCGAACTCCTTTTTTTAGCCAATCAGGTTTTCCTCCAAATTCTGTAAACGCAATACCTGCTAACAAAAAAGGTGGTATTCCATTCATTTTAGCAGCATGTTTTATTACTGCACTGTAATACTTAACAAATTCTGCCTTTCTTTTAAATAAATAATCATTGTTTCCCGATTTTTTCCATTCTATTATATCGCTGTTTGTCCAGGCAACGGTGTCACGGTCGTATCTCCACAATTTAGAAAGATTATTAGTTTGAGCATGTAAAGCTGTAATTGATTCTTTTGTGTCAGAATCACTAGTATATAAATTTAGTTGACTCAAATCTTTGGGATTTATTTGAGAATTTTCAACATACTTCAGCATTTCTGTGCTATTTTTGTCATCTTCAATCTGCTGACGCCAAATGCCCAGCATAATTTGTCTAAACCGAGCCATTTCTGAAGCACTGGTGTCTTTTAATTCTATATTATGGTTTTTAACAATCATGATGCTTGATGTTTTTAAAAGAAAAGTTTTGTTTTTTTAAAGTATTTCTACCTTAACAGGTTTTGGCTGAATATGATCTGAGAAAGCGGTTGTGATATTAAGGCGTAAATCATCTTCTTGTTCGATTTTGCCATCGCCTCCCAAATAGCAATTTTTGAATAAGACTTCTAAAGCCTTGAATTCATCCATTTTAGAAGCTTGCAAAACAGCAGCGCGAATGCTCATATCTGGTTTTTTGAAATAAGCAAAAAGAGTAGTGTTGTCATCATCTTTAATGGTAAGCTTTATTACTTTTTCATGCTTATATTTCCATTGGTTTAATTGTGCCTGTGTAATATTTCCGTTTAGAACTTCGGTAGTTTCTGGTGTTGCTGTTGTCATGTTGAAAATCTTTTTTGTTTAAAAAAAAAAGAGACTGCTCGAGCTTTATTTCAGAACGAAAATACTCAGAGCAGCCTTCTGAAGTAAATAAGCTGTTTAAAACGGACTCCTAAAGAGCGGTTAAAATAGTTTGCTTGCAAAAATCATGTTTCTCACAACTTCTTTTTTGCGTAATGCATGATAAAATTGGTTTTCTCTTCGGAGTCGGTTTTTAAACAGTTTATAGTTTAGGTAAGTTGGTTTTTGAATAGATTAGTTCCACTCGATATGTGAACAGATCAGATCGAAAGAAACAGCAATTTTAGTATCTCCTTGACTGATTCCTCTACTGTTTGAATTGAATTCACAGTTTCGTACGGTATGTGTGATAACTTCATTGCTGTCATCTAAATAACTTACAATGATGCTGAAAGGATTAATATCTTGCAGTCTTTGCCCTTTTGGTAAAGCAGCCAAAATCGCTTCTACTTCGTAGTTATATAAAGTAAGAGAAGCTTTAGCCTCATATTTTCCTCTTCCTCTGTGTACTGGCATGTCTCCAGCTCCATAATGATTTTCTTTAGATACTGAATCACTGTAATTTACAGCTGTAATACCAGTTACGATATTTCCTGCAATGCTTACTTCAATTGATGACCAGCTGTGTTGTTGTCCGTTAATTAATGGCAATTTATTCATAGTGTAGCTTTGTTTGTTTTTTTAATAATCCCGATAACGTTCAGGAGCTATCATCTATTTGTGTTTGCTTTTCTAATAAAAAGTTAGGATGATAGCATTTTGTGAATTTTTATTGTCTGTGAATTTTAAATTACGCTTTGTCGATTCCAAAAGGATTTTTGAACCCTAAATCAACCGTAATTTTGCGAGCAGTTCCAATTGGAGTAATTTCTGCTTTAATTTTTAATTCAGAAGTTGCTAAAATGTTTTGTTTTGGGTCTACATAAACATCAAAAACAGAAACCTCTTGGTTGGCAATCATTCCTTCTAAAGCTGATCTGCATAATCCTTCAAAACTTTTTGATACAGATTGTGGTAATTTACCATCAATATCAACTAAAACAGGAGAAGCCAATTTTGGCAATAGAGCAGTACGCAATAAACGAGTTGCTTTGTTGATGGTACGGTTATTTTCGATATAAGCAAAGTCTGACGTTCCTGTAGTGCAAGTAGAACTATCATTAAAATAAACACCAGCTAAACCAGTATGAGTTCTTGCAAAAATGTATCTATTTTCATTCAGTTCTCTTAATTTGCTAAGGGTTTTAATTTCTTCTCCACCAACAAATCCAGCTTTTGAAAAACCTTCACCTGTTAAGTTAAACTTTTCAACCCAAGCAATATTTTCTGATACTTTTGCTTTTGAAACGGCACCTAATGCGAGTCCAACCGCTGCTGAATTAGGGTATTTTGCAGCTTTTTCAACATCCATTGCTACAACAACAGATACATTTGCTGATTTTCCAGCTAAAGATTGCACATCTGTGCTATCAAAACCTTTTCCTTCAAGAATTACTTCAAATGGCATATAATCAGCAAAGGCAAGTTCTGCTTGAGTTTGCGCTACAGCTACTGCATCCAGAGTATCCTCAAAAGTAGTTGCTCCAGAATAGATAATTGCCATTTGACGAATATTTCCATTTGCTTTTTGCTGCATATCAAAAGCTTTTCCTGCAATATCTTCATAAGAATTGGCAGCTGTTTTCATGATATACAAATCTCCAGAAGGATTTAATCTGAAAAATTGCTGAATTTGATAATAAACAGATTGACCATTTAGATCATTATCTTCTGTAATGCCAAAGTCCTTGGCATCTTCTAATGAAGCCAGACGTTCAACCTTGTCCGCTTCAAATTCTCCCGTAGTTTCTCCATCAAAAAGTAATCCCGAAACCATGTCTTGTTCTGGAGTTCTTCTTCCTAATCCGCCAGATAGTTTGTTAATTACTACATCGTTTAATGTACTCATAATATAAAATGTTTAAATGTTTAAAAATTTGTTTTTGGTTTTTGCTTGAAAAAAGGCAAAATAGGGGCTGTAGCAAGTAGTTAAACTTGTTATAGTCAATGGTTTATTTTTTTAAAATGATATTTGTAATCAGGAATCCAAAAAGGGAGAATTACTATTTTTGGACGATTTACAAAACTGGTTTTTTATTGAACTTTGCTCTTGGCCAAGAGATAAATTTGCTTTTGATATCGAGTACAAATTTAAAGTTTAATATTATTTTTTACAATTTTTATGATTGGTAAAACCAGTAGTTTCAGTAGGTTAAGCTTTAGCTTCTGTTGCTAGTCCTTCGTTTATAATGGTATAAATAGTGCGCTCTGTTAAGAACAAAGTGTCAGAAAGTTCGGCAACAACAACTTTCATTTGTTTAGCTTGATTGTTGTTAAGATAATTAATAACGTAATCTCTTCTTTTGTCTAGTAATGTTCTGCTTCTTTTCATGTGTGGTATTTATAGGTAGGAGTTAATTTTGCTTAGGTTTGTTTTTGGCTTGTAATTTTTTAATTTTTTATGAGATCTGGGCAATACTCATATTTTGAAGGTTACGAATTTGAGTTTAAATCGATATCTCCTCGAACTTGATTAGGGTTTATTTCGATTATTCCAGATGTTAAATCGTATCCTAATTCTTCTAGATCTTCATTGCTTAATCCGTTATTAAAAAGAATATATTTCTTTTTCAATGTATTTTCAACCAATGTTGTTTTATAAGTGATCTCCCAGATAAAGTAATCGTTTATATTCCAGTAAGTATGTTCATTGGTATATTGCTTTTCTTTTACCTTAAAGATCGAATTGCTATCTATAAGTGTATTATTATTGCTTCTGGACAATACAGCTTTATCAACTCTTTGCGCAATATCGAATGCATTTGCATAACTTGTTGAAGAAATCATGTCAACAGGCAGAACGATGTATAAACAAAAAGCAACATCTGCTTTGTAATTTTTCTCTGAAGAGGTCTCCCAAGAAATATTATTGTATTTAAACATCACAATTGGTTCTTGTATTGAAGATTTAAAAATGGCATCACTGTAAAGATGAACATCTGGCGCATTAGAAGAAAACTCTGTTTCAATTGCGCTCTTTTTTTCGGTATAGAATTCTTTTAAAATCATATGTTGGATTATTTTTAAGCAAATATAAAACATATGTTTTGTTTTTGCAAACATATTACATATAAATATGCAGTAATTTCAGTAATATGATTTAACTGTTTAATTATTAATATGCACGGTAATTTATATTTTTGTTAAAATTTAAATACTGATAATCAGTATTTTATGAAATTTTTATTTAAAATAGCGATTATTAGCCATATATTGTGTAGTTTTGCAACATATACTTGAAGTTTTGCTTTAAGTAAAACATATTACATAATAAAACAAACGATTTGCAACATGGAAATACATGATAAAATAAAACGTATTATAGATGAAATGAAGTTAAATAATAACTCATTTGCAAAATTGATAGGAGTTACTAGCACAACTATAGATAGTATTACGATTGGAAGATTACAAGCTGATGGAGAAAGAAAAAGAACCAAACCTGGTTTTGATCTGCTCCAAAGTATTATTACACATTGTCATGTAATCCCTGAATATTTTTTTGGAGATAGCGAAGATATTTTTGCGAGTAAATCTAGTAATGCGGTTAGTTTGCATGTGCCAAAAATTATAACAGTAAATGAAGAGGGCGATGAAAATATCAATTTTGTGGGAGTAAAGGCTCGAGCAGGATATTTAGACGGATATTCCGATCCTGAATATATGGAAAGTCTTCCTTCTTTTAGCATGCCGATGCTTAAAAACGGCACTTACAGATGTTTTGAAATTAAAGGAAATTCGATGTCTACCACAATACATGATGGAGATTATCTTTTTGGAAAGTATGTGGATAATTTTGATGATATACTAGACGGAAGAATTTATGTAATTGTGAGTAAAAATGATGGAGTAGTAGTAAAAAGGGTTTTGAATAGAATTAGAGAAAGCGGAAAATTGATATTAAAATCAGATAATCGAGACGGAAATTATCCAATGTATTCTATTTATGCCGAAGATATTCTGGAAGTTTGGTATGCGAGTATGTACGCTTCGAGACAAATGCCTGATCCAATTAATATTTATGAAAAGCTGCATGCGCTAGAAAGTAAATATTTTGAATTGGAGGAAACTCTCAAAAAGAAACTGAATTAATATCATTTTTTTTTTAAGTTTTAAAATCAAAAAATGCCTCTTGTAATTTTTAACAAGAGGCATTTTAATTTTAGATTACATGGATTTAAGAAATATATCCTGTTCCTGTTCCTGTTTGTGCCGATGCTGAACCTGTTGTGGCTACTGTTGTAGTTACAAGCCCAGATCTAACGAAGATATCAATGGCTTCGGCTAATTTTGACGCAATATTATCTATAGAGGTACTGCCATCATCTGTTTTTGCTTTTTCCTTAATTAATAGATCTTTTATAGCTAGCTCTAAAGCTGATTTATTTAAAGGCATAATTTATTATTTTAAGATTTCGTTTAAATTT
The Flavobacterium humidisoli DNA segment above includes these coding regions:
- a CDS encoding fibronectin type III domain-containing protein; protein product: MKQINFNHSGGFPLEQETLERLQTAFRSELYDALKRHLSIEPGTNYILATPTSEANGWAIIHQYENDQKDPEGSRILQGILYPILDGTPTDFLKTTRTGTNLIYGTSASKTAYFDYEAAYVSPEEYSTNAESAQNNDELTIYYYDLRTFETVLDLKTIQEIFQSIRDNIYNVEGNINIIKNNIDAMQENINEIYESYLPLNGSKAMTGDLDLGPHQLVKLDTKQNSQANVRARDFRFGSNDGRGRFYSGDYLGRALVDDNTSVATTINLNYASDWENTSIGGKVYLDNLKAVTEDYKGPDSTENSLLLIDKTDQVIKSNNLLSSLLDRITKLENQKSTAVPIGMIAIWDKPKPFPEGWEEYVPLRGKMPVGQQILTPEEKSDALDGDGGNGISYYRDIYGSAVFPFETLTSSGGRMSKKLGINEIPAHTHTETRVKEGAGTLINFEAVGDDGHLGYESVASGPAGGGLSFPILNPYTVVYFIQYTGRPSDQTPPTAPILSASTVGVTEITLNWTASSDEYGVTDYVIYGDAISPISVGNVFTRTIYGLNPGTQYTFYVVAKDDAGNTSPESNTVTITTSVIVAPTTPQNVRCYLQDTNAIMVQWDSSFNNGGSTIYYEVWRRINYGTFTKLPTSVTNNYYSDTGLIYNTMYTYYIIAKDLAGNRSDMSDYTSETTETTSCFDVESLVTMASGQSKKLKNVVVGDKLHGLAFPNEIDESYGDYMLWNGLLSEASKAEVTVVNKRTSVQPAYYEIETEDNTFKVTGQHPLLVTEDGENLKWVCTKNIVQNMLLIDKVGKTKSIKSITYREEPLEVALLDVETVDNYVISGIVAHNNKPLDPPTNP
- a CDS encoding M15 family metallopeptidase, translating into MDQTTKKHIDLLHPSVREEVTKIIEQCDIALSGRAKVRITQGLRTFQEQEDLYAFGRTKPGKKVTNAKGGQSIHNYGFAVDICLIIDNKTVSWDTAKDWDNDQISDWQECVEIFKKNGWNWGGDWKTFKDLPHFDKKGYSDWKVLSKLKRDRKNYVILYK
- a CDS encoding DUF2586 domain-containing protein, producing the protein MSTLNDVVINKLSGGLGRRTPEQDMVSGLLFDGETTGEFEADKVERLASLEDAKDFGITEDNDLNGQSVYYQIQQFFRLNPSGDLYIMKTAANSYEDIAGKAFDMQQKANGNIRQMAIIYSGATTFEDTLDAVAVAQTQAELAFADYMPFEVILEGKGFDSTDVQSLAGKSANVSVVVAMDVEKAAKYPNSAAVGLALGAVSKAKVSENIAWVEKFNLTGEGFSKAGFVGGEEIKTLSKLRELNENRYIFARTHTGLAGVYFNDSSTCTTGTSDFAYIENNRTINKATRLLRTALLPKLASPVLVDIDGKLPQSVSKSFEGLCRSALEGMIANQEVSVFDVYVDPKQNILATSELKIKAEITPIGTARKITVDLGFKNPFGIDKA
- a CDS encoding XRE family transcriptional regulator, with the protein product MEIHDKIKRIIDEMKLNNNSFAKLIGVTSTTIDSITIGRLQADGERKRTKPGFDLLQSIITHCHVIPEYFFGDSEDIFASKSSNAVSLHVPKIITVNEEGDENINFVGVKARAGYLDGYSDPEYMESLPSFSMPMLKNGTYRCFEIKGNSMSTTIHDGDYLFGKYVDNFDDILDGRIYVIVSKNDGVVVKRVLNRIRESGKLILKSDNRDGNYPMYSIYAEDILEVWYASMYASRQMPDPINIYEKLHALESKYFELEETLKKKLN